TGCTCCTTTAAGTGCCTTCTAATGCTACCTGTTTCAGCTTTGCTCTATGCTAAGTTAGTTCATCGTTCTACCTTTTAtcctatgatctgcctagttctGCAGTTAGGTCCTGTCCAAGCTAGTTTGCTGCTGCTGTTATGTTCTTCTGTCAGTCTGTATCGAGTCCGCTTGCATCCCTCCTATGGGCTTCATGGTTTCAGTAGTTTGTTTCTGCTGAACATGCTTTTGGCTTTTCTCGTCTCCTCCATGGGTTGTACGCTCTTGCTTATATTATGAAGATTCTTATTTGGAACGTTCGTGGCCTCGGTGATGATGACAAATGTTCGCTAGTTCGTGATGTTCTAACCTCTTGCCGCCCTAGCATTGTGCGTTTGCAGGAGACAAAACTGCAAGATCTCACTCAGTCCAAGCTACGCAGTTTTCTTACCGCCAACCTTTCTAATCATGCGGCCTCTCCTTCTGATGGTGCCTCGGGGGGCATTCCTGTTTCCTGGGACTCAACCGTGGTGACTGGACAGCCAGTCTCAACACACAAGTACCATGTTAATGTCAGCTTTTCATCCACAACTACCAATGCTGTTTTCGTGCTCACATCAGTATATGCTCCCTGTCTAAATCGGGAGAGGCCTCTTTTCTTTGAAGCTATGAACAATATTGCTGTGCCAGCTGAGGCCCCGTGGATGCTTGCGGGCGATTTCAACATGTACCGGTTTGCTTATGAAAAGTCTCGAGGAAATATAAACTAGAGAGTCATGGAAACTTTCAATTCCTGGGTCAGGGATAACGGCCTGGACGATGTTCAGCTGGATAACAGAAATTTCACCTGGTCCAACAAGAGAAATGCCCCTACGTTGGCTCGGTTAGATCGTGTGTTGGAAAATGCTTTTTGGAATCTGGGTTTCTTGTAGACCACTGCCGCCGTCGTGCCAGCCACTACTTCTGACCACACACCCATTCTGGTCCAGTTCGATACTAATGCCATGAGAAGCAGCTTGTTTAGGATGGAGAACCACTGGCTAGCGATGGAGGAAACTAGAAGCATAATCATTGACAGTTGGACAAGGGGACACAGAACTATGTTTTCTTCAGCTTCTGTCATCagtttcaagatgaggagagttAGAGCTGCCATCCGCGCTTGGAGCCGGAAGAAATCAAGTCTCAGAGTTTATATAGACAACAACAAGCATGTGGTGAATTTCCTGAATGCAGTCGAGGAAAGGCGCCCCCTTTCAACTCTCGAAGCTGTGCTTCGGGAGATCGCCTCTGCCAAGGCTGAGCAGCTAGTTTTATGGCTAACTGCTCTTTGGCGTCGTCGTGCCAAGATTCGTTGGTGCGTGTCTAGAGATGAGAACTGCCAATTCTTTCACGCTGCTGCTAATTGCCAGGCCCGCAGAAACAAAGTTAGGGTTCTTGTTCAAGATGGAGTGGAGATCTACCAGAACAACCTCAAGCTGGCCCTGGCTACTAGTTACTTCAAAAGTCTGCTGGGTCAGCCTGCGATGTCTTTGCCTACAGTTCAGCTCAGCTCCTTATATGCGCCAACGGACCTGACCGAGCTTGTGGCTGATTTTACTTGGGCAGAGATTGTGTCCGCAATCAATGGAGCCCCAAATAACAGGAGCCCTGGCCCGGACGACTTCACTAATGAGTTCTAGAAGGCCTTTAAGCACCTGATCAAGGATGATATTCTGAAATTCTTTGCTGATTTCCATGCAAACAATGTTTCGCTGGAAGGAATTAACATGGCCCATATCACTTTGCTGCCTAAGAAAGATACCCCGCTTGTTCTGGGCGACTACAGACCTATCTCCTTGGTTCACAGTATGCCCAAGTTGGTCTCTAAGGTCTTAACAAACAGGTTTCAACGCCGAATTCCGGATTTGGTGCACCCTTTGCAATCGGGCTTTTTGAAAGGTCGTTCGATCATTGAAAACTTTGCTCTAGCCACCGAGTTGGTTCAGACTGCTCACAAAAGAAAGCTGCCGGTTATCGCCTTAAAGCTGGACTTTCAAAAGGCCTTTGATAGTGTGAGTTGGAGCTGCCTTTTGCTGATCTTTCAAGCTCGAGGCTTCCCGCAGAGATGGACCCAATGGATTTCCTCCCTTTTATCCACTGGCAAATCGCGTGTTTTAATGAATGGTGAGCTTGGTGATGTTTTTTCTGCCAAGAAGGGCTTCCGTCAAGGGGATTCTCTCTCTCCCTACCTTTTCATCTTGGTTGCGGATGTGCTTCAACGCCTATGCTGCATGCATTTCCAGGCCGGCAGTTTGCTGCACCCCCTCGGTTCAGATGTTCTGTTTCCAGTTTTGCAATATGCGGATGACACTCTGCTCATCTTCGAGGGAAATTTACAACAAGCTCAGGTTATCAAAAATATTCTTTCTGCTTTCTCGGATTTCTCTGGTCTGCAAATAAACTTCCACAAAAGCACTTTGGTTCCGGTTTCAGTTGAGACCGACACTGCTTTGGAGTTTGCTCATCTTCTTGGCTGTCCAGTCTCCTCCTTCCCGTGCACGTACCTCGGCCTGCCTTTGTCTCTGAATAAGATTACACATGGTATGCTCCTACCAGTGATTCATAAAGTTGACAAGAGGCTGTCGGGCTGGCTAGCTACTTTTCTTTCCTGGGGAGGCAGGCTTACGCTAATCAACTCGATGCTTGCCGGCATTCCGAGCTACTTCATGACTTGATTCCCATGGCCAAAGGAGTCCATCAATAAGCTGGAGGGTTTGCTGCGCGCCTTCTTCTGGCAAGGGAAGAACAAAACCTCGGGCGGCCACTGTCTTGTGGCTTGGGACAGAGTTATCCAGTCACGGCGTGCGGGTGGCCTGGGAGTCAGGGATCTATCTGCTCACAACCAAGCTATGATGTGCAAATTTGTGGCCAAAGTTCTTCAGTTTTCAGACATACCCTGCTATCAATGGCTGGCCTCGCAATACTGTAGAAACAATCTACCCAGTGGCAACAGCTCGCGCGACACAGCTTTCTGGAGAGGTCTCAAAACTTACATTCCGCTGGTCTTGTTTTCCTCTCGCTGCTCACTTGGCTCCGGGGCTCTC
This genomic window from Aegilops tauschii subsp. strangulata cultivar AL8/78 chromosome 4, Aet v6.0, whole genome shotgun sequence contains:
- the LOC141021614 gene encoding uncharacterized protein; protein product: MEETRSIIIDSWTRGHRTMFSSASVISFKMRRVRAAIRAWSRKKSSLRVYIDNNKHVVNFLNAVEERRPLSTLEAVLREIASAKAEQLVLWLTALWRRRAKIRWCVSRDENCQFFHAAANCQARRNKVRVLVQDGVEIYQNNLKLALATSYFKSLLGQPAMSLPTVQLSSLYAPTDLTELVADFTWAEIVSAINGAPNNRSPGPDDFTNEF